From a single Phorcysia thermohydrogeniphila genomic region:
- a CDS encoding polyprenyl synthetase family protein: MKIFKPFEVIREELLKAEEFSRELLDSKVELVLRAGGYILDSGGKRVRPGLTIIAGKLVDAPLDRLIPVATVMEYMHTATLLHDDIVDGAKLRRGRPSANTVFGNDVAVLVGDYMFAKAIYVLAVYGGEEVLKVSAQTVQDMAEGELLQLEKIGDVNLTEEEYFDIIYRKTASLLSTCCEVGALIGNASEEERRALRDYGKLIGYAFQLVDDAFDYISEEETIGKPAGNDIREGKVTYPLISALKKASEKEREEIAEILSSVEPSREDIERVRQFVLEKGGDRETFNLARDYVRRAKELLSIFPDSPYRRALNEIADFIVERTY, from the coding sequence GTGAAGATATTTAAACCTTTTGAGGTTATTAGAGAAGAGCTCTTAAAGGCAGAGGAGTTTTCAAGGGAGCTCCTTGACTCAAAAGTGGAGCTCGTCCTTAGAGCCGGCGGTTACATCCTTGATAGTGGTGGAAAGAGGGTAAGGCCGGGACTTACGATAATCGCCGGAAAGCTCGTTGACGCTCCCCTTGACAGGCTTATCCCCGTTGCAACCGTTATGGAGTACATGCACACGGCAACTCTCCTTCATGACGACATTGTTGATGGGGCAAAACTCAGGAGAGGTAGACCTTCTGCGAACACCGTCTTTGGAAACGACGTTGCCGTTTTAGTGGGCGACTACATGTTTGCAAAGGCCATCTACGTTCTGGCCGTTTACGGCGGGGAAGAAGTTTTAAAGGTTTCAGCCCAGACTGTTCAGGATATGGCAGAAGGGGAGCTCCTCCAGCTTGAGAAAATCGGCGACGTAAACCTTACAGAAGAGGAGTACTTTGACATAATCTACCGCAAAACGGCTTCCCTCCTTTCAACCTGCTGTGAGGTTGGAGCTCTAATCGGTAATGCCTCTGAGGAAGAGAGGAGAGCTCTAAGGGACTACGGAAAACTCATCGGCTACGCCTTCCAGCTCGTTGACGACGCCTTTGACTACATCTCTGAGGAAGAGACAATCGGCAAGCCTGCCGGAAACGACATAAGGGAGGGTAAAGTAACCTATCCTCTAATATCTGCCCTTAAGAAGGCTTCAGAGAAAGAAAGGGAGGAGATAGCCGAGATTCTTTCTTCGGTAGAGCCCTCAAGAGAGGATATAGAAAGAGTGAGGCAGTTTGTCCTTGAGAAAGGTGGAGATAGAGAGACCTTTAACCTTGCGAGGGACTACGTTAGAAGGGCGAAGGAGCTCCTTTCAATCTTCCCTGACTCTCCTTACAGGAGAGCTTTAAACGAAATAGCAGATTTTATAGTAGAAAGAACCTACTAA
- the pyrE gene encoding orotate phosphoribosyltransferase, translated as MLTEERIKEIFLKTDAFLEGHFLLSSGLHSPYYLQCAKVLQYPEYAEELCRELARRINELGVEYDLVIAPALGGVIVSYETSRHLKVRGIFVERVDGKLTLRRGFEIKEGERAVVVEDVVTTGKSTRETIEVVKQHGGEVVAVGSLVDRSGGKVNFGVPFVTLWRLEVPVYEPDSCPLCKEGKIPLVKPGSRNIPLK; from the coding sequence ATGCTTACAGAGGAGAGAATAAAGGAAATATTCCTTAAAACAGATGCGTTTCTTGAGGGACACTTTTTACTCTCAAGTGGGCTTCACAGTCCCTACTACCTTCAGTGTGCGAAGGTTCTTCAGTATCCAGAGTACGCTGAAGAGCTCTGCAGGGAGCTTGCAAGGAGGATAAACGAGCTCGGCGTTGAGTACGACCTTGTTATAGCTCCAGCCCTTGGAGGGGTTATCGTATCCTACGAAACCTCAAGACACTTGAAAGTAAGGGGCATCTTTGTAGAGAGGGTTGACGGGAAGCTCACCTTAAGGAGAGGCTTTGAGATAAAAGAGGGAGAGAGAGCTGTTGTCGTTGAGGACGTTGTAACTACCGGAAAGTCTACCCGTGAAACGATTGAAGTTGTGAAACAGCACGGTGGAGAAGTTGTTGCCGTCGGTAGTTTGGTTGATAGAAGTGGTGGAAAGGTTAACTTTGGCGTTCCTTTTGTGACCTTGTGGAGGCTTGAAGTTCCGGTTTACGAGCCAGACTCCTGTCCACTTTGCAAAGAGGGTAAAATACCTCTTGTTAAGCCGGGTAGCAGGAACATTCCACTTAAGTAA